From one Candidatus Chlorobium masyuteum genomic stretch:
- the pgeF gene encoding peptidoglycan editing factor PgeF — MDTTMGYSTTASLPDPEVLTPIIFSRFTGLVALQSTRKGGKSTGDYASLNLGNNTGDEPELVRQNTLRLCTSAGITPDMLVSSIQVHGTEILHAEAPGRYEGYDAFITDKKDLYLCIFTADCFPVLLYDPQHEAVGAVHAGWKGSAGNIVIKTLAAMQTSFGSIPGECLAWIGTGISGRHYEVGREVASAFNDDDWQLSPEGADEEKYLLDLGKVNFRQLLAAGVPASNIECSPHCSFSRSDLFYSYRRDNGHTGRMVTLIGISSGSNPGPF, encoded by the coding sequence ATGGATACGACCATGGGCTATAGTACGACGGCTTCCCTGCCTGATCCTGAAGTTCTCACCCCGATCATCTTTTCCCGCTTCACCGGGCTTGTTGCCCTTCAGAGCACAAGAAAGGGAGGTAAAAGCACGGGCGATTACGCTTCGCTGAATCTTGGGAACAATACCGGAGACGAGCCGGAGCTTGTCCGGCAAAACACCCTCCGCCTCTGCACGTCAGCCGGAATCACTCCTGATATGCTGGTCAGCTCAATCCAGGTACACGGCACGGAGATACTCCATGCCGAAGCGCCCGGTCGTTATGAAGGCTATGATGCCTTCATAACCGACAAAAAAGATCTCTACCTCTGTATCTTTACTGCGGATTGCTTCCCGGTGCTGCTTTACGACCCGCAACACGAGGCTGTGGGCGCGGTGCATGCAGGATGGAAAGGGAGTGCGGGCAACATTGTCATAAAGACCCTTGCCGCAATGCAAACGAGCTTCGGCTCCATACCCGGAGAGTGCCTTGCCTGGATCGGAACAGGTATATCCGGAAGGCACTATGAGGTTGGCCGGGAGGTAGCCTCAGCGTTTAACGATGATGATTGGCAGTTGTCGCCTGAAGGTGCGGATGAAGAGAAATACCTGCTTGACCTCGGCAAAGTAAACTTCCGGCAACTGCTGGCCGCCGGAGTTCCTGCATCGAATATCGAATGCTCTCCACACTGCTCCTTCTCCCGAAGTGACCTTTTTTACTCATACCGTCGTGATAACGGCCATACCGGACGAATGGTCACGCTGATCGGGATCAGCAGCGGCAGCAACCCCGGGCCGTTTTAG
- the ftsA gene encoding cell division protein FtsA, which yields MLKSNIAVGLDIGTTKVCVVVAEKDALGKLNVLGKGRSNSDGLQRATVVNINKTVAAIKAAVADAERESSIRINGVNVGISGAHVHCIHSNSEISINQSGIVNDSDVKRFLEKAKTNIRYLDIDHEIIHVIPQEFIVDDQEGLLDPIGMAGTTMRGSAYIVVGQRTKIRNIKQCVEKAGLEINGLTFEPVASGMAVIKEREEKSGVVVIDIGGGTTEVAIYNNGAIRYSEVIKVAGNDVTHDVAHGVKALYEVAEELKIQHGCAYAQLSGEDEELLIEGIEGRPQKSFPKSSLTMIIEARMMEILELVRDSVKRSGYYEYINAGAIITGGGSLLPGTEELARDVLGLDVRIGYPEGVSGGIKGSINNPMYATVMGLVAHSFQYTPPDDYGFASTAEVLPNSAQAVIDEESPVQESGPARKKIVDRMKKFWEQL from the coding sequence ATGCTGAAAAGCAATATTGCTGTTGGTCTTGATATCGGAACAACGAAGGTTTGCGTTGTTGTTGCCGAAAAAGATGCTCTCGGTAAACTCAATGTGCTTGGCAAAGGTCGTTCAAATTCAGACGGCCTTCAAAGAGCGACCGTTGTCAATATCAACAAGACTGTTGCCGCAATCAAGGCGGCTGTAGCTGACGCTGAACGGGAGTCATCAATTCGTATCAATGGCGTCAATGTCGGGATTTCCGGGGCTCATGTTCACTGTATTCACAGTAATTCGGAAATCAGCATCAATCAGTCCGGAATTGTCAATGACTCTGATGTCAAGCGATTTCTGGAAAAAGCCAAAACCAATATCCGCTATCTGGATATCGATCACGAAATTATCCATGTCATTCCGCAGGAGTTCATTGTTGATGATCAGGAGGGGCTGCTCGACCCTATAGGGATGGCCGGAACGACCATGCGCGGCAGCGCCTATATTGTGGTCGGTCAGCGCACCAAGATCCGCAATATCAAGCAGTGTGTCGAGAAGGCCGGACTGGAGATAAACGGGCTGACCTTTGAGCCTGTAGCCTCCGGTATGGCGGTCATAAAAGAGCGTGAGGAGAAGAGCGGAGTTGTTGTTATTGATATCGGCGGCGGTACCACCGAGGTTGCCATCTATAATAACGGAGCGATCCGCTACTCTGAAGTGATCAAGGTCGCCGGCAATGATGTAACGCACGATGTTGCTCACGGAGTCAAGGCGCTGTATGAAGTGGCCGAAGAGCTTAAAATTCAGCATGGATGCGCCTATGCCCAGTTGAGCGGTGAAGATGAAGAGCTGCTTATTGAGGGAATTGAAGGCCGGCCGCAAAAGTCATTTCCCAAAAGTTCATTGACCATGATCATCGAAGCCCGGATGATGGAGATTCTGGAGCTTGTCAGGGACTCGGTCAAACGGTCGGGTTACTATGAGTACATCAATGCCGGAGCCATTATCACCGGTGGCGGTTCGCTCCTGCCGGGTACCGAGGAGCTTGCCCGCGATGTGCTCGGGCTTGATGTCCGTATCGGATATCCGGAAGGCGTATCGGGCGGAATCAAGGGCTCAATCAACAATCCCATGTATGCTACCGTGATGGGACTTGTTGCCCATTCGTTTCAGTATACCCCTCCCGACGATTATGGTTTCGCTTCAACAGCCGAGGTGTTGCCGAATTCTGCGCAGGCCGTCATTGACGAAGAGAGTCCCGTTCAGGAGTCGGGGCCGGCACGTAAAAAAATTGTGGATCGTATGAAGAAATTCTGGGAGCAATTGTAA
- a CDS encoding acetyl-CoA hydrolase/transferase family protein — translation MGYCMLSAEDAVAKIKSGDRVYLHTAAATPQRLIEAMVARAGELRNVEIVSLHTEGAAPYAKPEYRDSFRMNALFVGRNIREAVQNGDADAIPVFLSEVPSLFRSGILPLDVALVHVSPPDRHGYCSLGVSVDATLAAVHAARLVIAQVNPNMPRTHGEGMLHVSRIHAMVEVSDPLPETPVHKLSETEISIGRHIASIVEDGATMQMGIGAIPDATLAALFNHRNLGIHSEMFSDGVIELVEKGVINGSQKRTHKETIVASFLVGTRRLYDFVDDNPFVEMLPSDYVNDTRSIRANPRVTAINSALEIDMTGQVCADSIGQKYFSGVGGQMDFIRGAALSPGGKPIIALPSTTSRGESRIVPQLKPGAGVVTTRAHVQYVVTEFGIVNLHGKNLRQRAEALASIAHPDFREDISRQAHELYGSYGRRFME, via the coding sequence ATGGGTTATTGCATGCTTTCCGCAGAAGATGCGGTGGCAAAAATCAAGTCAGGAGACAGAGTATACCTTCACACAGCAGCGGCTACTCCGCAACGGTTGATAGAGGCGATGGTCGCCCGGGCCGGAGAGTTGAGGAACGTTGAAATTGTCAGTTTGCATACCGAAGGCGCCGCCCCGTACGCAAAGCCGGAGTATCGGGATAGCTTCAGAATGAATGCCCTTTTTGTGGGCAGAAATATCCGCGAGGCCGTTCAGAATGGTGATGCCGATGCCATTCCGGTTTTTCTGAGCGAGGTTCCCTCTCTTTTCAGGAGCGGAATTCTTCCGCTTGATGTAGCGCTCGTTCATGTCTCGCCTCCCGACCGGCATGGTTACTGTTCTCTCGGAGTTTCGGTCGATGCCACCCTCGCCGCCGTTCACGCAGCCAGGCTGGTTATTGCCCAGGTGAATCCCAACATGCCCCGAACCCATGGGGAGGGAATGCTTCATGTAAGCAGGATTCATGCAATGGTTGAGGTCTCCGACCCCCTTCCCGAAACGCCCGTGCACAAGCTGAGTGAGACGGAGATCAGTATCGGCCGCCATATCGCTTCCATTGTTGAAGACGGGGCAACCATGCAGATGGGCATCGGTGCTATTCCCGATGCAACACTTGCCGCCCTTTTCAACCACAGGAATCTTGGTATTCACTCTGAAATGTTTTCGGATGGAGTGATCGAACTTGTTGAAAAAGGGGTGATCAACGGCAGTCAAAAGCGGACGCATAAAGAGACGATTGTGGCCAGTTTTCTGGTCGGTACGCGAAGACTCTACGATTTTGTCGATGACAACCCTTTCGTTGAGATGCTTCCTTCCGATTATGTTAACGATACCCGGTCGATACGGGCAAATCCCAGGGTAACGGCAATTAACAGTGCGCTTGAAATTGACATGACCGGGCAGGTCTGTGCCGATTCTATCGGTCAGAAATACTTTTCCGGTGTCGGCGGTCAGATGGATTTTATTCGCGGAGCCGCACTCTCCCCGGGGGGGAAACCGATCATTGCACTCCCTTCGACGACAAGCAGAGGCGAGTCAAGGATTGTGCCGCAACTCAAGCCGGGTGCCGGTGTGGTTACCACAAGGGCGCATGTGCAGTATGTCGTGACAGAGTTCGGTATTGTCAATCTGCATGGCAAGAATCTTCGGCAGAGAGCTGAAGCACTTGCGAGCATTGCCCATCCTGATTTCAGAGAGGATATCAGCCGTCAGGCGCATGAGCTCTACGGCTCTTATGGAAGAAGATTCATGGAGTGA
- a CDS encoding AtpZ/AtpI family protein → MKRPDDERFPDKFGRSVRALSDYMGLGLQIAASFAFFVFLGYWADTKLGTSPFLLLAGVVVGMVGMALILMKVVRSANKKQ, encoded by the coding sequence ATGAAACGTCCTGATGATGAACGCTTTCCTGACAAGTTCGGCCGTTCTGTTAGAGCACTTTCTGATTATATGGGGCTTGGCCTCCAGATTGCCGCCAGCTTTGCCTTTTTTGTCTTTCTTGGATATTGGGCGGACACGAAGCTCGGAACTTCTCCATTTCTGCTTCTTGCAGGAGTAGTTGTCGGTATGGTCGGAATGGCGCTTATTCTCATGAAGGTGGTCCGGTCGGCAAATAAAAAACAGTAG
- the nadD gene encoding nicotinate (nicotinamide) nucleotide adenylyltransferase — MHLAVFGGTFDPPHNGHLALALFARELLKIDRIIVSVSNNPLKQRRGTSDEHRKRMASLLSSEINLTGWSSEVSGWELEKRTPSYTVDLLHYIHALYPHDRLTLLLGEDSFREFNSWKAYERLYSLAEICVFGRASSLGEPSPASREGREGMRFIDFAYPLSSTAIRELAASGQSIAQYVPSSIASYIAEHSIYRP; from the coding sequence GTGCATCTGGCAGTTTTTGGCGGAACATTTGATCCTCCGCACAATGGCCATCTTGCTCTCGCTCTTTTTGCCAGGGAGCTGCTGAAGATCGACCGGATCATCGTTTCGGTATCAAACAATCCTCTCAAGCAGAGGAGGGGCACCTCAGATGAGCACAGAAAGCGCATGGCATCCCTTCTCTCATCCGAAATAAATCTTACCGGGTGGAGCAGTGAGGTCAGTGGGTGGGAGCTTGAAAAGCGCACCCCCTCCTATACCGTTGATCTTCTGCACTATATCCACGCGCTTTACCCGCATGATCGGCTTACCCTTCTTTTGGGAGAGGACAGTTTCCGGGAGTTCAACTCCTGGAAAGCGTATGAAAGGCTCTATTCGCTTGCTGAAATTTGTGTCTTTGGCAGAGCTTCCTCCCTGGGCGAGCCCTCGCCTGCCTCCCGGGAGGGAAGAGAGGGGATGCGATTTATCGATTTTGCCTATCCGCTCTCCTCAACCGCCATCCGTGAGCTTGCGGCTTCAGGGCAATCCATTGCACAATATGTCCCCTCTTCAATAGCCAGCTATATCGCAGAGCACAGCATCTACCGTCCGTGA
- the atpE gene encoding ATP synthase F0 subunit C, with protein sequence MDGLGLAYLGAGIGAGLAVIGAGLGIGNIAASATEGTARQPEAASDIRTTMIIAAALIEGVGLFGEVICVLLALK encoded by the coding sequence ATGGATGGTTTAGGTTTAGCTTATTTAGGTGCAGGTATTGGCGCCGGTCTTGCTGTTATTGGTGCTGGTCTTGGTATTGGTAATATCGCTGCTTCTGCAACAGAGGGAACAGCTCGTCAGCCTGAGGCTGCATCCGATATCCGTACGACCATGATTATTGCAGCAGCTCTTATTGAAGGTGTTGGTCTGTTCGGCGAAGTTATCTGCGTTCTTCTCGCTCTCAAGTAA
- a CDS encoding F0F1 ATP synthase subunit B yields the protein MLTSGVILLAGSLLSPEPGLIFWTAVTFVIVLLILKKVAWGPILTALEEREKGIQSSIDRAYHAKDEAEAALRKNSELLAKADAESDKIIREGKDFADKLRGDITEKAQAEAQKMISMAKDEIEQEKRRALNELRTEVADLAVKGAEKIIRGSLDADLQKKIVDSMIQDFSTKRN from the coding sequence ATGCTTACGTCAGGAGTTATTCTTCTTGCCGGCAGTCTTTTAAGCCCGGAACCCGGCCTTATTTTCTGGACTGCGGTTACATTCGTGATTGTACTGCTTATTCTCAAAAAAGTAGCCTGGGGACCTATCCTCACTGCTTTGGAAGAGAGAGAAAAGGGTATCCAGTCATCTATCGACCGTGCATATCATGCAAAGGATGAGGCTGAAGCTGCTCTTCGCAAGAACAGTGAACTGCTTGCCAAGGCTGATGCGGAGTCAGACAAGATCATTCGTGAAGGAAAGGATTTTGCCGATAAACTTCGCGGCGATATTACCGAAAAAGCCCAGGCTGAAGCGCAGAAAATGATTTCCATGGCCAAGGATGAAATTGAGCAGGAAAAACGCCGCGCACTCAATGAGCTGAGAACGGAGGTTGCCGATCTTGCTGTAAAAGGGGCCGAGAAAATTATCAGAGGCTCTCTTGATGCCGATCTGCAGAAAAAGATCGTTGACAGCATGATCCAGGATTTTTCTACAAAACGTAATTGA
- a CDS encoding F0F1 ATP synthase subunit delta, whose product MSSLIASRRYASALLSSAEEGGFLDTIVEELKQIREVLNNSRDLVHVLRSPLIQGDKKVHILEEIFRDSVGQKMHLFLSLIAKKKRAGLLPEIIDEFQVLLDEKQGVLNADVTSAVALSDLQVSDLVSKLTASTGKTIRAKMKVNADLIGGVSVKIGDTILDGSVSHQLEMLKHSLMTDAV is encoded by the coding sequence ATGTCCAGTCTAATTGCAAGCCGTCGATATGCATCTGCTCTCCTTTCATCAGCTGAAGAGGGTGGTTTTCTTGATACTATTGTTGAAGAGCTGAAACAGATAAGGGAGGTTCTCAACAATTCCCGTGACCTCGTTCATGTGTTGAGAAGCCCCCTGATCCAGGGCGACAAGAAAGTTCATATTCTCGAAGAGATTTTCAGGGATAGTGTAGGCCAGAAAATGCATCTCTTTTTGAGCCTTATCGCAAAAAAGAAGAGAGCCGGGCTTCTTCCCGAGATTATTGACGAGTTTCAGGTTCTTCTTGATGAGAAACAAGGCGTGCTCAATGCTGACGTTACCAGTGCCGTTGCACTTTCGGATCTTCAGGTATCGGACCTTGTCAGCAAGCTCACGGCTTCGACCGGCAAGACGATCAGGGCAAAGATGAAGGTTAATGCTGATCTTATTGGTGGTGTTTCGGTTAAAATCGGAGACACTATTCTTGACGGCAGTGTCAGTCATCAGCTTGAGATGCTGAAGCACTCACTTATGACGGACGCAGTATAA
- the ftsZ gene encoding cell division protein FtsZ: MAFELDPGLFDSEQGKGVTIRIVGVGGCGGNAVNNMIDRKISGVEYIVFNTDRQALLNSKAPIRVQIGKKATNGLGAGADPAKGRQAAEDDREIIAAQLRGADLVFIAAGMGKGTGTGAAPVIASIARNMGILTIGVVTRPFNFEGQVKAKIADGGISELRKYIDTLILVENEKILSIAEEGVSATEAFNMANDVLYRAAKGIADIITRHGHVNVDFADVRSIMSGAGDAVMGSSAASGERRALKASSDALNSPLLEGVSVNGAKGVLVNITGEVTMRDMRDAMSYIEEQVGSNAKIINGYVDEPQVSGEIRVTVIVTGFKRVAEGDEHESAQRSSSSASQGFRQGQTLSSSVRQSSSVYPERQEEDLRIPAYIRRQLSIHDPHEVEGRKNSGTTDQKTTVPAGTGDSDDKIQKGSTDTPAYLRRK, from the coding sequence ATGGCGTTTGAGCTGGATCCCGGACTGTTTGACAGTGAGCAGGGAAAAGGGGTTACCATAAGGATTGTCGGTGTCGGCGGTTGCGGCGGCAATGCTGTAAACAATATGATTGACCGGAAAATCAGCGGTGTTGAATATATCGTATTCAATACCGATCGCCAGGCGCTGCTGAACTCCAAGGCGCCGATCAGGGTGCAGATCGGCAAGAAAGCGACCAACGGGCTTGGCGCAGGAGCTGATCCCGCCAAAGGCCGGCAGGCAGCAGAGGATGACCGGGAGATTATAGCCGCCCAGCTCAGGGGTGCCGATCTTGTTTTTATTGCAGCAGGTATGGGCAAGGGAACCGGTACCGGCGCAGCTCCTGTTATTGCCTCTATTGCAAGGAATATGGGGATCCTGACGATCGGGGTTGTAACCAGACCCTTCAATTTTGAAGGCCAGGTCAAGGCAAAGATTGCTGATGGCGGTATTTCCGAGCTCCGCAAATATATTGATACGCTCATTCTTGTTGAAAACGAGAAGATTCTCAGTATTGCCGAGGAGGGGGTAAGTGCCACAGAGGCATTCAACATGGCCAACGATGTACTCTACCGGGCGGCAAAAGGTATTGCTGATATTATTACCCGCCACGGGCATGTCAATGTTGACTTTGCTGATGTTCGCAGCATTATGTCCGGAGCCGGTGATGCGGTTATGGGCTCTTCGGCTGCGTCGGGAGAGCGCCGGGCACTGAAGGCTTCATCGGATGCTCTCAACAGCCCGCTGCTTGAAGGTGTGTCGGTAAACGGAGCCAAAGGGGTGCTGGTCAACATTACCGGCGAGGTCACCATGCGTGACATGAGGGATGCCATGAGCTACATAGAGGAGCAGGTCGGCAGCAATGCCAAGATTATAAACGGTTATGTTGATGAACCGCAGGTTTCCGGAGAGATCAGGGTTACCGTTATTGTAACCGGATTCAAGCGGGTGGCGGAGGGTGATGAGCATGAGAGTGCACAGCGCAGCTCTTCATCTGCTTCGCAGGGATTCCGTCAGGGGCAGACTCTCTCTTCGTCTGTCAGGCAGTCCAGCTCCGTTTACCCCGAACGACAGGAAGAGGATTTGCGTATTCCCGCATATATCCGGCGCCAGTTGTCTATCCATGATCCGCATGAGGTGGAGGGCAGAAAAAATTCCGGAACAACTGATCAGAAGACGACAGTACCGGCAGGAACAGGAGATAGTGATGATAAAATTCAGAAAGGGTCAACAGATACACCGGCATATCTCCGCAGGAAATAA
- a CDS encoding F0F1 ATP synthase subunit A, protein MKRFNVKQATAFFRVIALVVPLLFCVNSFASASPEESAPAVHSAAPAVPGSEPAAAHAPEEEEKAGDVIMHHILNNNVFAFPPFGEVELPTLPKVAGIDISITKHVVMLWLVSGALLIVFSIVGGKYKNMNARQAPKGVANTMEALIDFVRLDVAKSNIGPGYEKHLPYLITVFMFILFCNLFGLIPYGATATGNINVTLTLAVFTFIITQIAALKAHGFVGFVKHLTAGTHWALWIIIVPIEIIGLFTKPFALTVRLFANMTAGHIIILSLIFISFILKSYIVAAAVSVPFAIFIYLLELFVAFLQAFIFTMLSALFIGLATAHEGHEEHEAGVAHH, encoded by the coding sequence ATGAAACGCTTTAACGTCAAACAGGCCACAGCTTTTTTCAGGGTAATTGCGCTTGTCGTCCCGCTTCTGTTCTGTGTTAACAGCTTTGCTTCAGCATCTCCTGAAGAGTCTGCTCCTGCTGTGCATAGTGCAGCCCCGGCTGTTCCCGGTAGTGAGCCTGCCGCTGCTCACGCTCCTGAAGAGGAGGAGAAGGCCGGTGATGTTATCATGCATCATATCCTGAACAACAACGTTTTTGCTTTTCCCCCTTTCGGCGAGGTAGAACTCCCGACCCTGCCCAAAGTTGCAGGCATCGATATTTCCATTACCAAGCATGTTGTGATGCTCTGGCTTGTATCCGGAGCCCTTCTGATCGTTTTCTCCATAGTCGGAGGGAAGTACAAGAACATGAATGCCCGCCAGGCGCCGAAGGGTGTAGCCAATACCATGGAAGCGCTTATTGATTTCGTCAGGCTTGATGTTGCAAAATCAAATATCGGCCCGGGGTATGAGAAGCACCTTCCCTATCTGATTACGGTATTCATGTTTATTCTCTTCTGTAATCTGTTCGGCCTTATTCCCTACGGCGCTACGGCCACGGGCAACATCAATGTTACCCTGACTCTGGCGGTATTCACCTTCATCATCACCCAGATTGCGGCACTGAAGGCGCATGGTTTCGTCGGATTTGTCAAGCATCTTACCGCAGGAACCCACTGGGCGCTCTGGATTATTATTGTGCCTATCGAAATAATCGGACTCTTCACCAAGCCGTTTGCTCTTACGGTTCGACTTTTTGCCAACATGACCGCCGGTCACATTATCATCCTCAGTCTTATTTTTATCAGCTTCATTCTCAAGAGCTATATTGTTGCAGCAGCGGTTTCGGTTCCGTTCGCGATCTTTATCTATCTGCTTGAGCTCTTTGTTGCATTCCTTCAGGCATTTATCTTCACCATGCTTTCAGCGCTCTTTATCGGTCTGGCTACTGCCCACGAAGGACATGAGGAGCATGAGGCCGGAGTTGCCCATCATTAA
- a CDS encoding outer membrane protein assembly factor BamD — translation MPVTRFIVRSMLLICTTGSLVLSGCSSTKPPATVTALVNEGYAKAERLFAKKDYPGASLALESLIFTSRATALEDDVLFLLGQTYYRSKEYLLAGDIYTRLLQQIPSTPYAKTAQFMLAKSYEQLSPHYELDQQYTVKAIEQFSVYLDLYPATDSLKISNDVVTYRELLKINPDNQSYKESYARASAQYARVDSVRYAARTIQEFREKLARNSFSIARNYVQLGKYKAAEIFYDEIIRRYSDTGYIHHSWAGKIDMQMKRKKWFDAEQALDQYLQLYPAKEKEMAGEREKIVRNLKNS, via the coding sequence ATGCCGGTGACCAGATTTATTGTACGTTCAATGCTGCTGATATGTACGACAGGTAGTTTAGTGCTGTCGGGGTGTTCATCAACAAAGCCTCCGGCTACGGTAACTGCACTTGTCAATGAAGGTTATGCAAAAGCTGAGAGACTGTTTGCCAAAAAGGATTATCCCGGAGCTTCACTTGCCCTTGAATCATTGATCTTTACCTCCCGTGCTACAGCACTTGAGGATGATGTGCTCTTTCTTCTCGGGCAGACCTATTACCGTTCGAAAGAGTACCTGCTTGCAGGAGATATCTACACCCGCCTGCTTCAGCAGATCCCCTCTACCCCCTATGCGAAAACAGCACAGTTCATGCTTGCCAAATCATATGAGCAGCTCTCACCGCATTATGAACTTGATCAGCAGTACACCGTAAAAGCCATTGAGCAGTTCTCCGTCTATCTTGACCTCTATCCTGCCACTGATTCGCTGAAGATTTCAAATGACGTTGTGACCTACAGGGAGTTGCTTAAAATCAATCCTGATAATCAATCCTATAAAGAGAGCTATGCAAGGGCTTCTGCTCAGTATGCGAGGGTTGACAGCGTTCGTTATGCGGCAAGAACCATTCAGGAATTCAGGGAGAAGCTGGCGAGAAATTCATTTTCCATTGCCCGCAACTATGTTCAGCTCGGCAAATACAAGGCTGCGGAGATCTTTTATGATGAGATTATCCGGCGTTATTCCGATACCGGATATATTCATCACTCCTGGGCAGGAAAAATTGATATGCAGATGAAGCGTAAAAAGTGGTTTGATGCAGAGCAGGCGCTTGATCAGTATCTGCAGCTTTATCCGGCTAAAGAGAAGGAGATGGCCGGAGAACGCGAAAAAATAGTACGGAATCTTAAAAACAGCTGA